ATCCGCCAAACTTagtaagtgcagtttttggAAAAGAGAGATCGGTTTCTTAGGACATGTAGTATCGGACAAGGGAGTGTCCGTGGACCAGGAGAAGATTCGGTCCATAGCAGAATGGCCTAGACCGCGGAACGCCTTGGATATAAGAAGCTTCCTAGGACTGGTCGGGTACTACCGACGATTTTTCAaaggttttgcgagtatggcacagCCGCTGACCCAGCTAACGGGAAAGAATGTACCATATGCATGGACAGCTGATTGTGAGCAGAGTTTCTCAAGGACATGCTTACTAGTACACCAGTTTTAGCACTATCGGAACCGGATGAGCCGTATGTTATTTACACGGACGCGTCTGGTCGAGGGTTAGGGTGCGTATTAATGCAGAACGGAAGAGTGATCGCTTATGCCTCTAGGCAGCTGAGGAAGCATGAAAAGAATTATCCAACCCATGACTTGGAAATGACGGCCGTAGTGTTTGTGCTAAAAATTTGGAGGTCCTACTTGTACGGTGGAAAAGTGCAGATATACACGGACCACAAGAGCTTGCAGTACATCTTTACTCAGTCAGAACTGAACCTACGACAGCGAAGATGGATGGAACTAGTTGCGGACTATGACTTGGAAATCAGTTACCATCCGGATAAGGCCAATCTGGTGGCGGACCCCTTAAGTAGAAGAAGGTCGACTATCAATGCCGAGAGAGATGCGGAGAACCTGGTTGGTATGATCATAACCTTGCGGTTGAATGTGTTGACAGAACAGTCAAAACCGCTAGGCCTTGGGGCCGCAGACTAAGCAGATTTGTTGACTAGGGTACGAATTGCTCAAGAAAAGGATACGGATCTGATACGGTTGTCCAAGGTGGACGGAACCGAGTATGAAACCTCGAACAATGGTACCATTCTGGTTAAAGGACGAGTGTGCGTTCCGATGGACCATGATTTGCGTACCGAAATCCTTAGGGAAGTGCACCAGTACCAATTGGCTATCCACCCTGGATCCACCAAAATGTACCAGGACCTAAAACGATATTATCACAGGACGGgcatgaagaaggacgtggccaAGTGGGTTGCAGCCTACCAATACCCGAATGGAAATGGGACATGATAACCATGGATTTGTCACAAGCTTGCCGATGTGTGATAAAAAGGACGCTATATGGGTAGTCGTGGATCGATTAACCTAATCGGCACATTTATTGGCCATCAATAAGAAGGATAAGACCGAGAAATTGGCCGAGGTGTACGTACAAGAGATAGTAAGGCTGCATGGTGTTCCAGCGAGCATAGTATCAGATCGAGACTCTAAATTTACCTCAGGGCTGTGGAAGGCCCTACAAAAGCGTTTTGGGACGCGAATGGACATGAGTACGACCAACCATCTGCAAACGGACGGACAGTCCAAACGAACCATACAGACACTTGAGGATCTTTTGCGAGCAAGTGTACTGGATTGGGGAGATAATTGGGTAAGGCATTTACCACTAGAAAAATTTGCCTACAACAATAGCTTCCATGTGAGTATAGGCATGTCACCGTACGAAGCTTTATACGGTAGACCTTGTCGTACGTCCTTGTGTTTGACACAAGTAGGGGAGCAGAGCGTTTACAGTCGGGATTTCGTGGACGAAACGACTGAGAAGATTAAAATTCTGAAATTAAAGATGAAATAAGCCCAAGATAGGCAGAAAAGCTATGCGGATAAGCGCCAAAGAGAGCTAGAATTTCAGGTTGGGGACATGGTCTATCTCAACAACGTGACTTATAAGGGAAAGGATCGGGTAGCACTAAACACTAAGTTGATCCCTCGTTACATGGGACCGTATCGAATATTGGAAAGGATCGGTCCGATGGTCTACAAGTTGGAATTGCGGCCGGCCATGGCAGCTTTCCATCCGGTGTTTCATGTGTCTATGCTAGGGAAATGCATAACTGGACAGGAGAACGTGATCCCTGAATCACCACCTGATCTACAAGTGAAAATGACTATCATCGGAAGACCAGTTCGGATAATTGGTACTAAGATGAGAGGTCcgcataagaaaaaaagaaggtgaAGTTGATTCAAGTGGTATGGGACTGCGAAGGAATAGAAGAGATAACTTGGGAACCGGAAGAAGTTATCAAGGTGAACTTCAAGAAATGGTTCGATAAAAGGGAAGTTACTCGGAAGGAGAGaaaagattcgaggacgaatcggTCTTAAGTAGGGGAGAAATGTAACGACCCGTTTCCCTGGTACCGGCGGTACATGAGGTGGTACATACACGATACATGGAATGGTATGAGGACGTATCCAGAAGGATCAGGACGTATCCGGAAGGATCATGACGTATCCGGAAGGATCAGGACGTATATGGAAGGATCATGACGTATCCGGAAGAATCAGGACGTACTTGGTACAAACCTTGGAACGAGAACAAGACGAATTAGGATCCGTAAAGGACAACGGCCGTGATTCGATAGCCAATGGTTCCAGTTGGAAATGGAGAGTTTGCGACTACCGAAGTAGTGAACAGATGTTTGAACTGAAGAAAAGGAATCCTCGACGTTACATTGTAGATGATGCAAGCATGtaagtttctggatgaaaatggtagtgaaagtcctagtgatagtgatagtgggagtgaaagtcctagtgatagTGGTAGTGGTAGTGAGAGTGAAGTAGACTATCCGGAAATGGTCGCATCGGTGAACGATGGATCAGGCCGATGGACAAGGATGGATAGGTTAGACTATAGGCCGATGGGTGGCCCGGGAACTCGGAAATCTTGCGAAGATTTAAGCCGACTCATGGGaaaggaaacccgagagaaatggaaattcGCGGAAAAGGCAAAATTAATCGGATGAGGATAGATGCAAAAAATATGGGAAGTTAGGGAGCGATATGGCTTATCGTTTTGAGGTAACTCGAGGCGGTTTAGTCGACCCTATATAAAGGATAGAAGCCC
The sequence above is drawn from the Camelina sativa cultivar DH55 chromosome 4, Cs, whole genome shotgun sequence genome and encodes:
- the LOC104783644 gene encoding uncharacterized protein LOC104783644; the protein is MVYLNNVTYKGKDRVALNTKLIPRYMGPYRILERIGPMVYKLELRPAMAAFHPVFHVSMLGKCITGQENVIPESPPDLQVKMTIIGRPVRIIGTKMRGIEEITWEPEEVIKVNFKKWFDKREVTRKERKDSRTNRS